A stretch of DNA from Staphylococcus sp. KG4-3:
AATTTATCGTTAACAACGCCATATCATTTCACTACTTTCATTACTGATTAATACCCTGAGGTCTATGCTTTTGTTTCTTCTGTGTTCTAGTCGTGGGGTCTAATCGTTTTTCTAATAATCTTAATACGACATCTATTAAAATTGCAATTAATGCAATAGGTATAGCACCAGCTAAAATAAATGTTGTGCCATCTGTAGCATTTGTCCCACGGATTACAATATCACCTAAGGTCGGTGCGCCAATAAATGACCCCACAGCGACAACTCCAATAGCTACAACAAGCGCAATTCTTAGTCCGCCTAAGATAACAGATAAAGCTAATGGTAACTCTATCATACGTAAGACTTGGTTACGTGTCATACCCATACCTTTACCGGCATCTTTAATATTTTCATCTACGCCCACGATACCTGTAAAAGTATTTTTAATAATCGGTAATAAAGCGTATAAGAATACCGTTACTACTACTGTCGTTGGTCCTAGGCCCATAACTAACATCAAAATAGCAAGCATTGCTATAACAGGTACAGTTTGTATAATATTCGCAATCGTAATAATCGTCCATGATAGTTTCTTATATCTAGCTATAATAATACCTAGCGGAATACCCACAATTGCTGCAAACAACACGCCATACACAGACATAAGTAAATGCTTAATAAATAAATCCCAAAGGTAGCCAAAGTTTACTGAATAATATTCGACTAATTGCTGTAATAAATTACCCTCCATTAGTTTTGACCACCCTTCTTATCATTTTCAAAATAGTTATGTTTTTTCAAGAAGTTTTCTGCAACAACTGCCGGCTCTTTGCCTTTACCATCAGCTTGATAATTAAGCTCTTGCATTTCACTTGTTGAAATCTTCTTCTCTAACTTATTAATAATCGGTTTTAATTCAGGATATTTATCTAATAATTCATTTGTTGCTACCGAACTAGCTGCATAAGGTGGGAAAAAGCGTCTATCATCTTTCAACACTTTTAAATCATATGCCGCAATTCTCCCATCTGTTGAATACCCTACTGCTACATCGAGATTTTTAGAATTTAATGCATCATATACTAAACCAATTTGCATCGGTCTAACTGTATTAAATTTAAATCCATATTCTTTCGTAAACCCTGGATAACCGTCACCTTCCCGATTTAACCATGAACTATCGACACCTAGTTTTAATTCATCACTATGTGCTTTCAAATCAGAAACTGTTTCCAAATTATATTTTTTAGCTGTTTCTTTTGTAACCATAAACGCATATGTATTTGCAAAACCATATGAATTAAAGAACGTTTGATTAAATTTCTTTTGGAAACCTTCTTGGGTAGCTTTCATTGCTTTTTCGGGATCTTTAATAGGATCTTCATTTAATGCACCTGTTAAGTCTGTACCATTGTAACGAGCACCAGACATATTTGCATCACCATTTACAAGAGCGTTGTGCTGGATTGTACTCGATCCTAAGTTATTTATTAATGTTGGTTTAATCTTTCCATCTGTATCATGTTCTATTAAAAGTCTCAACATATGAGACATAATTTGTGATTCACTCGTCGCAAGCGCTGTAATCTTGACTTCGTTGTCTGAGCTATTTCCACCTAAACCGGGTAAACTACATCCAGATAACACCGTCAGACACAGTACAAGCGCGATACAATACTGTTTCAATCGTTTCATAATGTCCTCCTTAATTTATCTGGATACTTTTAATCCTTTTGGCACTGCCCATTTTTCAACTAATGATAGTAATAGATCTACAATTAATGCTAATGCTGTGACAAGCACTGCAGCACTTACAATCATCAATGGATCGTATAAGTTTAATCCGTTAAATACAAAGTCACCTAAACCGCCGGCGCCGACATAACTCGCAAGTGTAGCCCAGCTGATTACATAAACTGATGATAATCGAATACCACCTAAAATCAACGGTAAGGCTAATGGCAATTCCACATCTTTCATTAATTGAAAACGTGTCATACCCATGCTTATTGCCGCTTCTTTAATATTACTATCGATATTTTTAACACCTAAAACAGTATTATTTAATATTGGTAAAAGTACATAGATAAATAAAGCTATGATTGCTGGTAATTTTCCCACGCCAAAAATTGGTATCATGACCGCAAGTACAGCTAATGTAGGAATCGTTTGTAATACACCAGCAACTGTAAGCACAATGTTTGAAGTTCTTTTCATCTTGGATAGAATTATTCCTAAAGGCACAGCTACTACAATGGCGATTAGCAAAGCGATCATTGAGATATAAAAGTGTTCTACTGTTTTAGAAATCAGTTGACCACCATATTGCTCTATGAATTGTTTCATTATATATCAGCTCCTACATTATCGGGCTCTACAATTGCAGCTTCAGTAGCACTAACATCCTCATCTAATTCTCCCCAAATACTGTCATAAACGATATCTACTAAATTGGCTCTCGTAACTAATCCAATCAATGTTTTACCATCACTATCCACTACTGGTACATTTCTTACATTTCTCTTAAGGATTGTACGAACAGAGTCTTGTAATTTACTGTCTATTCTCACTCTATAAATATCACGTTGCATCATATCAATAAGATCCTTACGCGTTCTTAAACCTTGATTGATATCTTCAATATCTAAGTAACCTAATAATCTGCTATTGTTACCTACTACAAAAATAGTATCGACACGACGTGCCCTCATAATTTCTACTGCTTCATTTAATGTACTATCTGCATGTACTGTAACTGGTTTAATCATCGCATCTTTAACTGTACGCATGTTAGGTCTATCTTGTATTAATCTGTTTTGACCAATAAAGTCACGTACAAAGTCGTTTGCTGGATGACGTAAAATATTGTCGGGTGTGTCATATTGAACCACTTGACCTTCTGACATAATACAAATTTTGTCGGCTAGCTTGATAGCCTCATCCATATCATGAGTGACAAATATAAATGTTTTACCTAGTTTTTGTTGTAACTCTTTAACTAAATCTTGTAGCGTGTCTCTAGTAATTGGATCCAATGCCCCAAAAGGCTCGTCCATCAGAATAACATCTTGTTCAGCCGCCAATGCTCTAACAACACCTATACGCTGTTGTTGACCACCAGAAAGTTGTGATGGATATCTATCTAAAAATTCTTCAGGTAAGTCGACTAATTTAATTAATTCTTTTGCTTTTTTTTCTTTCTTTTCTTGTGACCATTTCAATAACTTAGGTACTAAAACAATATTTTCCCTAATAGTCATATGTGGCATTAATCCAATTTGTTGTATAACGTAACCAATTTTTCTACGCAATTCCACTGGATTCATCTTACGGACGTCTTTGCCATTAATTGTAATTTGGCCTTCAGTTGCTTCTATCATTCTATTTATCATTCTTAAGGCAGTTGTCTTACCACTACCACTCGTACCAATAAATGCTATAAATTCACCAGATTCAACCTCTAATGAAATGTTATTCACAGCTTTTTTACCGCCGCCATAGACTTTAGATAAGTTTTTAATACTTAACATGGGTCAATTCCTTTCTATGTATATATTCAATTTCAACTATTTCCTAATAAATTTAGGGCTACCTGTGGATGTTATACAAATCCTAGAATAAGTAAAAACATGAGCACATATAGCCCTAATTTATTCATGTTTCGCTAAATACAACTAAATAAATAGCCGTTTTTGCTTAGATATTTTATCAACCTATATATAACAAGATACATCAATTAATAAAATTAAACAATTTATAATAGTGAACTTTGTTTCCCAACACATTCAAAAAACCTTTTATTCAATAGCTTAAAATTTATTTTCGTTTGATTCCAATATGATGCCCAAGTTCTTCAGGTTGATGTTGAATTAATGCACTATCTGCATAAAATTCAACTGATTTTCTAATAGTTTCTGGAAATGGCTTCGGTTTATTAGATTCAGTATCCATACCCATTAGCATCACTTCATATGTCGCACATCTGTCATTTTGCCCATTTTTTAATGTCATAAATACGTGTAAGCGCTTCGCATCAAAATCAAACAATTCTACTGTGACAGTGATGGGCTCATTTACTTTTATTTCTTTTAAATACATCACGTGATTTTCAAGTGTGAATATTGTATATTTCAATTGTTCAATCGCTTGTAGATCTAATCCCAAAGTAGCTAACCAAGCGTCTGTTGTATCGCTGAATACTCGATTATACTCAGCATCATTCATATGACCATTATGATCTACCCAAATTTGTTTTACTGTTGTCGTATATTCAAAAAGTGATTGAGTCATATTAATACACCGACTGATTATTTCTTTTTTTCATTGAAGGTGACTCTTCTGGCCAGTATGTTTCTGCAAGTTGTTTCACTTTAACTAAAAATTCATTGCGTTTTTGGTCAAGTTCTGACATTGTTTGTCCTTGTGATGATGATTCACATCCATTGACGACCTCATCATAAAGTTCTTGTGTTAATTCAGGAGCTAATAACTTAGTCCAAGGTTTTTTCAATGCAGGGCCAAATTGTTTTAACATATGACGCATACCTCCCTCACCACCAGCTAAATGGAATGTCATAAACGGACCATATTGTGCATAACGCAATCCAGCTGCGTGGGTAAATGCTTTATCTACTTCTTCTGTAGTAGCAACGCCATCATTGACTATATGCAATGCTTCTCTCCATAACGCCTCCATTAGTCTGTCAGCTACATGTCCTTCAATTTCATGTCTCACATGTAGTACATCCATACCAATACTTTCGTAAATTGTTTCAGCTTTTACAGTTGTTTCTTCTGTAGTTAATTTACCAGGAACAATTTCAACTAATGGTAAAATATATACAGGATGGAATGGATGCGCTACCACTAGTCTTTCTGGATGTTGTAAATTCTTTTGTAATTCTGAAGGCATAATACCCGATGTACTAGAACCTATTATAGCATCAGGTTTTGCATAGAAATCTATCTCAGTTAGTACTTGATCCTTTAATGATTCAATTTCCGGCACATTTTCTTGAATGTGATCTGCATCTTTAACTGCTTCTTCTAAATGAGGAGTGAACGTTAAATTTTCTAAAGAGGCATTTTCTGCTAAACCAAGTTGTTCAGCATATGGCCAATTTTGTTTTACTTGTTTCAACATACTTTCATATGCATTTTCACTCGGATCAGTCGCGATGACTTCATGTCCATGTGCTAATATTCTTGTAATCCAACCACTACCAATTACACCTGTACCTACAACTGCAAACTTCATTTTGTACCTCCTTGTGGTGCTCTAAGCTGATACTTTTCACGCGCCTCTGCCGGTGTCATCGGCTCAATATCTAAACCATTTAGTATTTCTACTGCTTTTTCAACAAGTTGCTCGTTAGAAGCTTTTACGCCTTTTGCTAAATATAAATTGTCCTCTAAACCAACACGAACATTACCACCACGTTTTGCTGCTTCCTCTACTGTTGGAAATTGCATTCTTCCAATACCAAATGCTGACCAATCTGCATTTTCAGGTATACGTGTTTTAAAATATTCGATGGTTTCTGGATCATTTTCAGCGCCCCATGGAATACCTAAACAGAATTGGAATAGCGGCGTCCCTTCAATAAATCCTTCATTTATCAATTGTTTTGCAAAAGAAATATGACCGCTATCAAAACACTCTAATTCTGGTTTAACACCTGCATCCTTAACTAATTGCGCTTGTTTTCTCAACCAATCTGCAGGACTTAAATAAATAGCGTCACCCATATTGACACTACCACAATCTAATGTACACATCTCAGGTAATAATGTGCCAACTGGTTCATGTCGCTCATCAGGGGTTTGCATATCAGATCCTTTCTCTGCTTTATATGGATCTTCGAGGCTTGGAATGAAATCTCCGCCTCCACCTGACGTAATATTAATAATTATATCTTCATCTGCTTCTCTAATTAGTCTTACTGCTTCCCTAAAAAACTCCACATCATGACTAACCCCCCCTGTTTTTGGGTCTCTCGCATGAATATGTGCTACAGTAGCACCAGCCTTCGCACATTTAATTGCAGAATCAGCAATTTCTTGTGGCGTCACAGGGACATGCTTATTTTTATCTACAGTATCTCCAGCACCTGTCAATGCTGCTGTTAGCATAACTTTTTTCATTGATATAAACCTCCAAGAGAGTTTTTAATACATCGGTTAGTGTACCAACTGGACGGTTTAGTTTCAAGCCCTTGAAAATTAAAAAAAAGGAATAATCAACTTTAAATTGTCGATTATTCCTTTAGTAACAGTACTTAACGTAGTTTCTTCATTTTATTATTTTTTTATAAATTACATAGACTCAAAGAATAATTTAGTCGTTTTTATCAATTTGAGTATATTCCGTCAATCTATCCAAGACTTTTTCTCTCATCGATTCATCTAAATTATCTAAACCGAAAATTTCTGACAACCATAATCCATCAACTGCCAACCTAATTATAGTTGCGTCTACTTTATCTAAACCATCATTTTCAATTTTCTGTTGCCACTCTTTGTATGTGTCTTGTAATGGTAATAGTAAATTACTGTTTATGCCTTGGGCAGCAAGCATACCAGATGTAATCGAACCGTTTTCAGCACGATGTTCACGAGTTGCTTCAATAAAGGCACGAACCCATTTACCGCTCCCATTATTATCTTTTTCTACATGTTCATTAACATTATTGCGATATAGTTCATCTGCATGGTCAACGAGTCCTTGTATTAACGCAAATTTGTTTTGAAAATGATACAATAAGCCGCCTTTACTAACACCAGCTTTTTTAGCAACAGCATCTAAAGTTAAATATTCACTACCTTGTTCATCAACGATAGTTGCAGCTGCCTGTAATAATTGTATCCGTTTGGAAACTCTTGGCATTCATACACCTTCTTTCTCAATGTACTATCTGACCTGTTGTCGCGTAGTATTTTATATTCGAGCAAACTATATACGATAAACGAAAAAGTTGCAACTCTATCTTTCTATAACTTCCAAATTAAAGACATAAGTATATTATCATATTTGCTAAAATAATTTATTACATATATACTGCTATGACATATGTCACTATAAGGTTAATTAAAGGCCGAGACATTAAATTTAAGCCCCGGCCTTAGAACTATACACTTTGAGAATTATTTATCATTCATGCCTTTACCATTTAAAATATGATCTATATATTTCAGCACGCGATCCTCACGTGTTGAAGCTCTTTTAGCCTGGCCTATATAGTACATATATTGTCTTTGTCTACCAGGAGTTAATTGATAAAATGCTTTTTCTAGTTTTGGCATTTCATCTAATTTCGCTTGTAATTCTACTGGCATTTCGTAATCCTCTGTTTCTTTCATAGGTACTTTTTTGCCTGATTTTTCAATTCTTATGGCTTCTTCAATATACCATTTAATTTCTTCTCTACGTCTTTCTATTTCTTCTAAACTTTCAAAACGTAATTGTCTAGCTGCTTGTACATTTTTTGTTTGTTGAATCAACGTTTGATAAGGATCTTCCATAATAGCACCTTTTTCAAATAACAGTGCACAATAGTACTTAAAGTCTTGTACAATCACTACGTTTTTATTTTCTAATGTATAACAAGGATGCATCCATTTATAATTTTCAACTAATTCAGTTTCTGTAATAATTTCACGCATCAATTTAAATTCATCTTGCCACTGTTTTAATTTATCAATAAATGCATCTACTTTTATATGATTTTGTTGATTTGTCATAATAATTGCACCTCATTATATTTTTAATTTATTTTCATTCTACTATAAGACACTCTATTTTTGCTATCATAGGCCATCTCATCCTTAAACCAAGTTTTCCGATTGACGTACTATGAATTAAGTGCAAATTATGTTATGATTTTTTTAATATTTTTACAACTACATAATATAGAGGTGATTGAATGCAACAAGCAACAAATTTAAAAAAAGTCTTAGGTCTTACAGATGTTTTGGGAATTGCGATTGGTCAAATTATCGGGGCTGGTGTCATGTCATTAACTGGTATTGGTATACAGATGACAGGTAGTGGTATAACACCAGCATTCATTTTATCTGCTGTTATAACATTACTGACCATGTTTCCAATAGCAATCTTAGGTTCAACGTTACCTACTACTGGAGGTATGTATCAATATACTAGTCGTTTATTGTCCCCCAAAACAGGTATATTTTGGCTTATGTTGTTTATGTTTTTACAAATTACCTTGTCCTTATATGCGCTGTCGTTTGCGCAATATTTAGAAGGGCTTTTTCCTGGTGTACCAGTTAGAACTGTCGCCTTCTTATTGTTAACTATTTTATTTATCGTGAATATCGTTGGCATAAAATCTGCATCAATTATAGGAAACTTGATGGTAATTACTTTAATTGTAGCTCTATCTTGCTTCATCATCTTCGGTATGTCACATGTTAATTTTGGGGTATTTAATTCAAGCTCAATGTTCCCAGATGGATTTACAGGATTCTTCACTGCAGTCGGTTTAGTTTCTTTTGCTACTGGTGGCGCGCAAGTTGTTGCTGAATTAGGTGGAGAAATGAAAAATCCAAAAAGGGATATACCATTCGTTATAGTTGTAGCTACTATTTTTGTTGGTGTATTATATGCCTTTATTGCATCAATTGCAGTTGGCGTTTTACCGATTCCCGAAGTAGCAGGCAGACCTTTAACAAGCGTAGCAAAAGAAATACTACCTACCCCCATTTTTATTTTCTTTATGATTGGAGGGGCAATGTTTGCTTTAGCTACCACACTTAATTCAACTTTTACATGGGTAACTAAAAGTTTATTAATTGCAATTCATGATGGTTATTTGCCCAAAGCCTTAGGGCACGTAAACAAGCGATTTGGCACACCACATTGGTTACTGCTTATTTTTTATATTATTGGTGCAATACCTATCGTTACGGGGATGTCACTAAATGTTGTTGCCCAATTAGGTACAGGCATATCGTTAATAGTATTTGCATTTCCTGCATTAGCAGTAACACAATTACCTAAAAAATATCCTGAAGCCTATAAACAATCACCTTTTAAAGTGCCCTATCCTGTACTAATCGTTATAGCAATTATTGCTATAATTGTTTTACTATATCAGTCTTATTTATTAATATCTGACTTGAAAGTTGGTTATATGATAGGTACTTTAATATATATTTTACTTTCAGCTGCTATAGCGCAAGTTTCAAATACTAAAGCTAATTTAAATATAGATGATATACGCTTAAATTCAACTCAACTTTCAGAAAAAACAAATTATCTTTAACAGGAAGCAAGTTAGAACTCATATTATTCTATTATGAGTTCTAACTTGCTTCCTTTTCTATATTATACATTTAAAAAAATATAATTCCTCTCAGTACATTTGTTTTACTTATTATTTAATATAAGTAAATTAATATGAAATAACACAAGAATAATCACTTAACAATATTCAATTTTGTTACAATTATCTATAATCATTACAATTTAATCAGATGATGATCATTTTTGTAAGCGCTTTAACTTAAGGGGGAAGTAAAATGCAACAAGAAAGTATTTGGTTAACGATTGTAGGCCTAGTTATTATTATTTCCATTGTAGGCTTATTAATTGCGCAACGTATTAGCCCAGTAGTTGGTATGATTTTAATACCGAGTATTGGCGCATTACTTTTAGGTTACAATGTTGGGGATTTAGTAAAATTTTTCAATAGTGGATTGGATCAAGTTATAAACGTTGTTATTATGTTTATTTTCGCTATTATATTCTTTGGTATTATGAGTGACAGCGGTATGTTCAAGCCACTTGTAAAAAGGTTGATATTACTCACTAGAGGTAATGTCATAGTAGTCTGTATCGTTACTGCATTAATAGGTATCTTCGCACAACTTGATGGTGCTGGAGCAACAACTTTTTTATTATCTATTCCTGCATTATTACCACTTTATAAAGCATTAAATATGAATCGCTATTTATTACTACTATTATTAGCACTAAGTGCAGCTATAATGAATATGGTTCCTTGGGGAGGACCAATGGCTCGTACAGCTTCAGTATTAAATGTCAAAAATGTTAACGAACTATGGTATGGTGTAATTCCTGTTCAGTTAATCGGATTTGCACTTGTTTTATTATTCTCAGTATATTTAGGCATTAGAGAAAAATCACGTATCAGTAAAAAGATTAATAATGGAGAAGTACCTGATACGCAACATCTAGATATTCATAAAATTGTAGATAATTATGAAAAAGATCAAGCTGTAAAGTTCCCAGTACGTGGTACTGCAGTTGATAAACCTTGGATTATATGGATAAATGGAATACTAACGATTATTGTAATCGTTATGATGTTAGCTAATATCGCACCACCAGAGTTCGCTTTCTTGATTGGCGTTGCAATCGCATTGGTAATTAATTTTCCAAATGTAGATGAGCAAATGAGCCGCTTAAAAGCACATGCACCTAATGCATTAATGATGGCTGCCGTAATTATAGCAGCAGGTATGTTCTTAGGTGTATTAAATGAAACAGGTATGTTAGAAGCTATTGCTGTCAACTTCATAACAATTATTCCAAACGCAGTTGGACCATACTTACATATCATCGTGGGCATCTTTGGTGTTCCACTTGATTTACTTACGAGTACGGATGCTTATTATTTTGCCGTGCTTCCAATCGTAGAACAAACCGCGAGTCAATTTGGTGTTCCTTCGATTTCTACAGCCTATGCAATGCTAATTGGTAATATTATTGGAACCTTTGTTAGTCCATTCTCGCCAGCCTTATGGTTAGCAATTGGTCTTGCAGAGGCAAATATGGGAACATATATAAAATATGCCTTTTTCTGGATATGGGGATTTGCTATTATCATGTTGATTATCGCTGTATTAATCGGTGTAGTAGCAGTCTAAATTTCTTATATAAATTTTAACTTTCAAACTTAAAATGGGGACAACTATCTGACACTAAGCTTTAGTTAGTATTTCGGATAGTTGTCCCCATTATTATATATAAACTTTATACCTGAGCTTTATTAAATTTCGCGACATTTTTTAAACTAATGATTAATATAAATGCTAATAAGGCAATTGCCGCACTAAAATACGTTGTTGCAAAAACATCTACTTTTGAAACAACTAAGCCACCTACTATGCCACCTATACCAATTCCTGCGTTTAAACTAGACATGTTCCAACTCATAACTTGGCTCGTATCACCTTCTACATGTTCAATGATACCACTTTGTACAGCTGGATTTGTACTCCACTGCATGATATTCCATATAAAGATAACCATCAATAATAGACCTGTGCCTGGTAAGAAGACATTTAAGATTAACATCATAATGATAAAAATGGTTGTCGCAATCGTTAACCAACGTTTACTTGTGAGTTTATCTGATAAGAATCCACCCATTGAGGTACCTATTACACCTGCTACACCATTAATCAACAATGCGATAGACACAAATGATAAATCATGGCCACTTTTCAGCATCAATGGATTAATATAAATAAATGTCACTGAATTGGCAACGAGTAGTAAAAACGTTATACTCAAATATTTTACAATTTCTGCCGGTCTTAATATTTTAGAATAACTACTTGTACGTTGCGTTGTCTCTGTATCTGTTTTAGGCGTTTCAAATTGTGGCTGTGGTACATAAAAGTACATTAGTATACCAACTAGCACGCTGACTGCGACGATAAATAAGAATGTATATCTCCACCCTACTAAGTCACCTATAATTGTCCCAATAGGTACACCAAACACATTAGCACCGCTAAATCCTGAATATACAATACCAATCATTTTCCCACGGTGTTGCGGAGCTGTTAATAAGGCCGTTAATGCTAATATTTTAACCACGATTAACGCTGCCGCAGCAGATGATAATATACGTCCAAACACCAAGATTGAAAAATTTGGCGCCATAGCAATAATTACATTCCCTATAATAAAAGTTGCTAACGCCCATAATAATACTGGTCTCGGTGAAAAGCGATTAGTTAATTTCACTAATATTGGACCAGCTATAGCAAATGTGATCGCATATAGAGTTACTAACTGCCCAACTACCGCTTCAGTGACATGTAAATCATTACTCATTAAATTCATAATTCCAGCAACCATCATTTCAACCATACCTACGATAAATATACTTAAAATGAATGTTGCAATTCTCATCACTGACATAGATTCACTCCTCCCTTTTATAAATTTTTATTTTTACATAACCACTATATTATAAACCATTCGTCAACACGTTTGAACATTTTAAAATAATAATGATTATCCATTTGTAGTAAGGAGTTAAGATATCCATTTGTCTTTGGATTGTTAAATTTAAGTATCCTATAAAGAAGCGCTAAAAAACCAACAAAACACTTAGCTTTGTTGGTTTTCCGTCTCAACTCTAAATATGATAAATACAACTTTAATTAGCGTACACCATTTTACTTTTTGAAAAGTAATTTTAGTAATAACCAAATAGACTATTATAACACTGTTGTATATTATCTTTCTTTTGTATGCATATGGCGTCCGATCAGTTGATCTCGGTGATTAAAGAATTGTTTATAGCTTAAGTAAGTCGCAATTAAAGCTGACATAATTGTCGCAG
This window harbors:
- a CDS encoding betaine/proline/choline family ABC transporter ATP-binding protein (Members of the family are the ATP-binding subunit of ABC transporters for substrates such as betaine, L-proline or other amino acids, choline, carnitine, etc. The substrate specificity is best determined from the substrate-binding subunit, rather than this subunit, as it interacts with the permease subunit and not with substrate directly.), coding for MLSIKNLSKVYGGGKKAVNNISLEVESGEFIAFIGTSGSGKTTALRMINRMIEATEGQITINGKDVRKMNPVELRRKIGYVIQQIGLMPHMTIRENIVLVPKLLKWSQEKKEKKAKELIKLVDLPEEFLDRYPSQLSGGQQQRIGVVRALAAEQDVILMDEPFGALDPITRDTLQDLVKELQQKLGKTFIFVTHDMDEAIKLADKICIMSEGQVVQYDTPDNILRHPANDFVRDFIGQNRLIQDRPNMRTVKDAMIKPVTVHADSTLNEAVEIMRARRVDTIFVVGNNSRLLGYLDIEDINQGLRTRKDLIDMMQRDIYRVRIDSKLQDSVRTILKRNVRNVPVVDSDGKTLIGLVTRANLVDIVYDSIWGELDEDVSATEAAIVEPDNVGADI
- a CDS encoding osmoprotectant ABC transporter substrate-binding protein, which translates into the protein MKRLKQYCIALVLCLTVLSGCSLPGLGGNSSDNEVKITALATSESQIMSHMLRLLIEHDTDGKIKPTLINNLGSSTIQHNALVNGDANMSGARYNGTDLTGALNEDPIKDPEKAMKATQEGFQKKFNQTFFNSYGFANTYAFMVTKETAKKYNLETVSDLKAHSDELKLGVDSSWLNREGDGYPGFTKEYGFKFNTVRPMQIGLVYDALNSKNLDVAVGYSTDGRIAAYDLKVLKDDRRFFPPYAASSVATNELLDKYPELKPIINKLEKKISTSEMQELNYQADGKGKEPAVVAENFLKKHNYFENDKKGGQN
- a CDS encoding thioesterase family protein yields the protein MTQSLFEYTTTVKQIWVDHNGHMNDAEYNRVFSDTTDAWLATLGLDLQAIEQLKYTIFTLENHVMYLKEIKVNEPITVTVELFDFDAKRLHVFMTLKNGQNDRCATYEVMLMGMDTESNKPKPFPETIRKSVEFYADSALIQHQPEELGHHIGIKRK
- a CDS encoding TetR/AcrR family transcriptional regulator, whose amino-acid sequence is MPRVSKRIQLLQAAATIVDEQGSEYLTLDAVAKKAGVSKGGLLYHFQNKFALIQGLVDHADELYRNNVNEHVEKDNNGSGKWVRAFIEATREHRAENGSITSGMLAAQGINSNLLLPLQDTYKEWQQKIENDGLDKVDATIIRLAVDGLWLSEIFGLDNLDESMREKVLDRLTEYTQIDKND
- a CDS encoding 3-keto-5-aminohexanoate cleavage protein encodes the protein MKKVMLTAALTGAGDTVDKNKHVPVTPQEIADSAIKCAKAGATVAHIHARDPKTGGVSHDVEFFREAVRLIREADEDIIINITSGGGGDFIPSLEDPYKAEKGSDMQTPDERHEPVGTLLPEMCTLDCGSVNMGDAIYLSPADWLRKQAQLVKDAGVKPELECFDSGHISFAKQLINEGFIEGTPLFQFCLGIPWGAENDPETIEYFKTRIPENADWSAFGIGRMQFPTVEEAAKRGGNVRVGLEDNLYLAKGVKASNEQLVEKAVEILNGLDIEPMTPAEAREKYQLRAPQGGTK
- a CDS encoding YdeI family protein, whose product is MTNQQNHIKVDAFIDKLKQWQDEFKLMREIITETELVENYKWMHPCYTLENKNVVIVQDFKYYCALLFEKGAIMEDPYQTLIQQTKNVQAARQLRFESLEEIERRREEIKWYIEEAIRIEKSGKKVPMKETEDYEMPVELQAKLDEMPKLEKAFYQLTPGRQRQYMYYIGQAKRASTREDRVLKYIDHILNGKGMNDK
- a CDS encoding 3-hydroxyacyl-CoA dehydrogenase NAD-binding domain-containing protein — protein: MKFAVVGTGVIGSGWITRILAHGHEVIATDPSENAYESMLKQVKQNWPYAEQLGLAENASLENLTFTPHLEEAVKDADHIQENVPEIESLKDQVLTEIDFYAKPDAIIGSSTSGIMPSELQKNLQHPERLVVAHPFHPVYILPLVEIVPGKLTTEETTVKAETIYESIGMDVLHVRHEIEGHVADRLMEALWREALHIVNDGVATTEEVDKAFTHAAGLRYAQYGPFMTFHLAGGEGGMRHMLKQFGPALKKPWTKLLAPELTQELYDEVVNGCESSSQGQTMSELDQKRNEFLVKVKQLAETYWPEESPSMKKRNNQSVY
- a CDS encoding ABC transporter permease; translation: MKQFIEQYGGQLISKTVEHFYISMIALLIAIVVAVPLGIILSKMKRTSNIVLTVAGVLQTIPTLAVLAVMIPIFGVGKLPAIIALFIYVLLPILNNTVLGVKNIDSNIKEAAISMGMTRFQLMKDVELPLALPLILGGIRLSSVYVISWATLASYVGAGGLGDFVFNGLNLYDPLMIVSAAVLVTALALIVDLLLSLVEKWAVPKGLKVSR
- a CDS encoding ABC transporter permease; translation: MEGNLLQQLVEYYSVNFGYLWDLFIKHLLMSVYGVLFAAIVGIPLGIIIARYKKLSWTIITIANIIQTVPVIAMLAILMLVMGLGPTTVVVTVFLYALLPIIKNTFTGIVGVDENIKDAGKGMGMTRNQVLRMIELPLALSVILGGLRIALVVAIGVVAVGSFIGAPTLGDIVIRGTNATDGTTFILAGAIPIALIAILIDVVLRLLEKRLDPTTRTQKKQKHRPQGINQ